Proteins encoded within one genomic window of Arachis ipaensis cultivar K30076 chromosome B08, Araip1.1, whole genome shotgun sequence:
- the LOC107613500 gene encoding protein TPX2-like isoform X1, giving the protein MAVETGGDTIIVATSLVPAFKPRTNNSLRDFGEAEKMHKVYENQAIKRQKLEGGKARQILYVEPQNLPRKLPLGVTNGNTNISSSNSKMQINAVKGRAAQKQMKPRPKEPGFKTDQAVASASVRSTTDLDQEMVPRMPKFKAQPLNKKENPWKSVLTEPKTPTFQTSLRARPQKMKSSVELELEKLARKPKFKARPLNKKIFESKGDIGLHYHAKKQVTVPQEFHFATNDRIPPPAMADLSDLVYFKSESTCKNKPVTRNTIPKPFHLHTEERGDRKDKKHNVELLHKPYPYTNDYPQEPQKLESKQCTKPEPFQLDSLVRHEIELQQEMEEQLMVKREEDPFPVTDKVRKPLTQVQEFSLHSENWAMSRAQFNEKVTLVFVFREEEKALKHLMTRSKVSHVMPTPKFDHPFFPNNNRSAKDTTNPKSPNLHVAKNKISNAIVVSSPAATMR; this is encoded by the exons ATGGCGGTGGAAACTGGCGGCGACACCATCATAGTAGCCACCTCTC TTGTTCCAGCATTTAAGCCTAGAACCAATAATAGCCTGCGTGATTTTGGTGAAGCTGAGAAAATGCACAAG GTATATGAGAACCAAGCTATTAAGAGGCAGAAGTTGGAAGGAGGCAAAGCTAGACAG ATTCTGTATGTGGAACCTCAAAATTTGCCTCGTAAGTTGCCATTGGGTGTGACAAATGGCAACACAAACATATCTTCAAGTAATAGTAAAATGCAGATAAATGCCGTGAAG GGACGTGCTGCTCAGAAACAGATGAAACCAAGGCCTAAAGAACCTGGATTCAAGACAGATCAGGCTGTTGCCTCAGCAAGTGTAAGGAGTACTACTGATCTTGATCAAGAAATGGTTCCTAGAATGCCAAAATTCAAGGCTCAACCACTGAATAAGAAG gAGAATCCATGGAAATCTGTTCTTACAGAGCCTAAAACACCTACATTTCAGACATCACTACGTGCCCGGCCACAAAAGATGAAAAGTTCAGTAGAATTAGAGCTAGAAAAGCTTGCAAGAAAACCCAAATTTAAGGCAAGGCCTCTAAATAAGAAG ATCTTTGAAAGTAAAGGAGACATTGGACTACACTATCATGCCAAGAAACAAGTCACTGTACCTCAAGAATTTCACTTTGCAACAAATGACAGGATTCCACCACCTGCCATGGCTGATTTGTCTGATTTG GTTTATTTTAAGTCTGAAAGTACTTGTAAAAACAAACCAGTTACCAGAAACACAATTCCAAAGCCATTCCATCTCCACACTGAG GAGAGGGGTGACCGGAAAGATAAGAAACATAATGTGGAACTTCTGCATAAGCCATACCCTTATACCAATGACTATCCTCAA GAACCTCAAAAACTTGAATCTAAGCAGTGCACTAAACCAGAACCATTCCAATTGGACTCCCTAGTTAGACATGAGATAGAACTGCAACAAGAAATGGAGGAACAACTAATGGTGAAAAGAGAAGA GGATCCATTCCCAGTTACAGATAAAGTTCGTAAACCCCTTACCCAAGTTCAAGAGTTCAGTTTACATTCGGAGAATTGGGCCATGTCTAGAGCCCAATTTAATGAGAAGGTGACTTTAGTCTTCGTATTC AGAGAGGAAGAAAAGGCACTGAAACATCTGATGACAAGGTCAAAGGTTTCTCATGTGATGCCAACTCCAAAATTTGACCATCCTTTCTTTCCCAATAA CAATAGGTCTGCTAAGGATACAACAAATCCCAAGTCGCCAAATTTGCATGTAGCCAAAAACAAGATATCAAATGCCATTGTAGTTTCAAGTCCTGCTGCCACCATGAGATGA
- the LOC107613500 gene encoding protein TPX2-like isoform X3, producing MAVETGGDTIIVATSPFKPRTNNSLRDFGEAEKMHKVYENQAIKRQKLEGGKARQILYVEPQNLPRKLPLGVTNGNTNISSSNSKMQINAVKGRAAQKQMKPRPKEPGFKTDQAVASASVRSTTDLDQEMVPRMPKFKAQPLNKKENPWKSVLTEPKTPTFQTSLRARPQKMKSSVELELEKLARKPKFKARPLNKKIFESKGDIGLHYHAKKQVTVPQEFHFATNDRIPPPAMADLSDLVYFKSESTCKNKPVTRNTIPKPFHLHTEERGDRKDKKHNVELLHKPYPYTNDYPQEPQKLESKQCTKPEPFQLDSLVRHEIELQQEMEEQLMVKREEDPFPVTDKVRKPLTQVQEFSLHSENWAMSRAQFNEKVTLVFVFREEEKALKHLMTRSKVSHVMPTPKFDHPFFPNNNRSAKDTTNPKSPNLHVAKNKISNAIVVSSPAATMR from the exons ATGGCGGTGGAAACTGGCGGCGACACCATCATAGTAGCCACCTCTC CATTTAAGCCTAGAACCAATAATAGCCTGCGTGATTTTGGTGAAGCTGAGAAAATGCACAAG GTATATGAGAACCAAGCTATTAAGAGGCAGAAGTTGGAAGGAGGCAAAGCTAGACAG ATTCTGTATGTGGAACCTCAAAATTTGCCTCGTAAGTTGCCATTGGGTGTGACAAATGGCAACACAAACATATCTTCAAGTAATAGTAAAATGCAGATAAATGCCGTGAAG GGACGTGCTGCTCAGAAACAGATGAAACCAAGGCCTAAAGAACCTGGATTCAAGACAGATCAGGCTGTTGCCTCAGCAAGTGTAAGGAGTACTACTGATCTTGATCAAGAAATGGTTCCTAGAATGCCAAAATTCAAGGCTCAACCACTGAATAAGAAG gAGAATCCATGGAAATCTGTTCTTACAGAGCCTAAAACACCTACATTTCAGACATCACTACGTGCCCGGCCACAAAAGATGAAAAGTTCAGTAGAATTAGAGCTAGAAAAGCTTGCAAGAAAACCCAAATTTAAGGCAAGGCCTCTAAATAAGAAG ATCTTTGAAAGTAAAGGAGACATTGGACTACACTATCATGCCAAGAAACAAGTCACTGTACCTCAAGAATTTCACTTTGCAACAAATGACAGGATTCCACCACCTGCCATGGCTGATTTGTCTGATTTG GTTTATTTTAAGTCTGAAAGTACTTGTAAAAACAAACCAGTTACCAGAAACACAATTCCAAAGCCATTCCATCTCCACACTGAG GAGAGGGGTGACCGGAAAGATAAGAAACATAATGTGGAACTTCTGCATAAGCCATACCCTTATACCAATGACTATCCTCAA GAACCTCAAAAACTTGAATCTAAGCAGTGCACTAAACCAGAACCATTCCAATTGGACTCCCTAGTTAGACATGAGATAGAACTGCAACAAGAAATGGAGGAACAACTAATGGTGAAAAGAGAAGA GGATCCATTCCCAGTTACAGATAAAGTTCGTAAACCCCTTACCCAAGTTCAAGAGTTCAGTTTACATTCGGAGAATTGGGCCATGTCTAGAGCCCAATTTAATGAGAAGGTGACTTTAGTCTTCGTATTC AGAGAGGAAGAAAAGGCACTGAAACATCTGATGACAAGGTCAAAGGTTTCTCATGTGATGCCAACTCCAAAATTTGACCATCCTTTCTTTCCCAATAA CAATAGGTCTGCTAAGGATACAACAAATCCCAAGTCGCCAAATTTGCATGTAGCCAAAAACAAGATATCAAATGCCATTGTAGTTTCAAGTCCTGCTGCCACCATGAGATGA
- the LOC107613500 gene encoding protein TPX2-like isoform X4: MAVETGGDTIIVATSLVPAFKPRTNNSLRDFGEAEKMHKVYENQAIKRQKLEGGKARQILYVEPQNLPRKLPLGVTNGNTNISSSNSKMQINAVKGRAAQKQMKPRPKEPGFKTDQAVASASVRSTTDLDQEMVPRMPKFKAQPLNKKENPWKSVLTEPKTPTFQTSLRARPQKMKSSVELELEKLARKPKFKARPLNKKIFESKGDIGLHYHAKKQVTVPQEFHFATNDRIPPPAMADLSDLVYFKSESTCKNKPVTRNTIPKPFHLHTEERGDRKDKKHNVELLHKPYPYTNDYPQEPQKLESKQCTKPEPFQLDSLVRHEIELQQEMEEQLMVKREEDPFPVTDKVRKPLTQVQEFSLHSENWAMSRAQFNEKREEEKALKHLMTRSKVSHVMPTPKFDHPFFPNNNRSAKDTTNPKSPNLHVAKNKISNAIVVSSPAATMR, from the exons ATGGCGGTGGAAACTGGCGGCGACACCATCATAGTAGCCACCTCTC TTGTTCCAGCATTTAAGCCTAGAACCAATAATAGCCTGCGTGATTTTGGTGAAGCTGAGAAAATGCACAAG GTATATGAGAACCAAGCTATTAAGAGGCAGAAGTTGGAAGGAGGCAAAGCTAGACAG ATTCTGTATGTGGAACCTCAAAATTTGCCTCGTAAGTTGCCATTGGGTGTGACAAATGGCAACACAAACATATCTTCAAGTAATAGTAAAATGCAGATAAATGCCGTGAAG GGACGTGCTGCTCAGAAACAGATGAAACCAAGGCCTAAAGAACCTGGATTCAAGACAGATCAGGCTGTTGCCTCAGCAAGTGTAAGGAGTACTACTGATCTTGATCAAGAAATGGTTCCTAGAATGCCAAAATTCAAGGCTCAACCACTGAATAAGAAG gAGAATCCATGGAAATCTGTTCTTACAGAGCCTAAAACACCTACATTTCAGACATCACTACGTGCCCGGCCACAAAAGATGAAAAGTTCAGTAGAATTAGAGCTAGAAAAGCTTGCAAGAAAACCCAAATTTAAGGCAAGGCCTCTAAATAAGAAG ATCTTTGAAAGTAAAGGAGACATTGGACTACACTATCATGCCAAGAAACAAGTCACTGTACCTCAAGAATTTCACTTTGCAACAAATGACAGGATTCCACCACCTGCCATGGCTGATTTGTCTGATTTG GTTTATTTTAAGTCTGAAAGTACTTGTAAAAACAAACCAGTTACCAGAAACACAATTCCAAAGCCATTCCATCTCCACACTGAG GAGAGGGGTGACCGGAAAGATAAGAAACATAATGTGGAACTTCTGCATAAGCCATACCCTTATACCAATGACTATCCTCAA GAACCTCAAAAACTTGAATCTAAGCAGTGCACTAAACCAGAACCATTCCAATTGGACTCCCTAGTTAGACATGAGATAGAACTGCAACAAGAAATGGAGGAACAACTAATGGTGAAAAGAGAAGA GGATCCATTCCCAGTTACAGATAAAGTTCGTAAACCCCTTACCCAAGTTCAAGAGTTCAGTTTACATTCGGAGAATTGGGCCATGTCTAGAGCCCAATTTAATGAGAAG AGAGAGGAAGAAAAGGCACTGAAACATCTGATGACAAGGTCAAAGGTTTCTCATGTGATGCCAACTCCAAAATTTGACCATCCTTTCTTTCCCAATAA CAATAGGTCTGCTAAGGATACAACAAATCCCAAGTCGCCAAATTTGCATGTAGCCAAAAACAAGATATCAAATGCCATTGTAGTTTCAAGTCCTGCTGCCACCATGAGATGA
- the LOC107613500 gene encoding protein TPX2-like isoform X5, translating into MAVETGGDTIIVATSLVPAFKPRTNNSLRDFGEAEKMHKVYENQAIKRQKLEGGKARQILYVEPQNLPRKLPLGVTNGNTNISSSNSKMQINAVKGRAAQKQMKPRPKEPGFKTDQAVASASVRSTTDLDQEMVPRMPKFKAQPLNKKENPWKSVLTEPKTPTFQTSLRARPQKMKSSVELELEKLARKPKFKARPLNKKIFESKGDIGLHYHAKKQVTVPQEFHFATNDRIPPPAMADLSDLVYFKSESTCKNKPVTRNTIPKPFHLHTEERGDRKDKKHNVELLHKPYPYTNDYPQEPQKLESKQCTKPEPFQLDSLVRHEIELQQEMEEQLMVKREEDPFPVTDKVRKPLTQVQEFSLHSENWAMSRAQFNEKREEEKALKHLMTRSKVSHVMPTPKFDHPFFPNKSAKDTTNPKSPNLHVAKNKISNAIVVSSPAATMR; encoded by the exons ATGGCGGTGGAAACTGGCGGCGACACCATCATAGTAGCCACCTCTC TTGTTCCAGCATTTAAGCCTAGAACCAATAATAGCCTGCGTGATTTTGGTGAAGCTGAGAAAATGCACAAG GTATATGAGAACCAAGCTATTAAGAGGCAGAAGTTGGAAGGAGGCAAAGCTAGACAG ATTCTGTATGTGGAACCTCAAAATTTGCCTCGTAAGTTGCCATTGGGTGTGACAAATGGCAACACAAACATATCTTCAAGTAATAGTAAAATGCAGATAAATGCCGTGAAG GGACGTGCTGCTCAGAAACAGATGAAACCAAGGCCTAAAGAACCTGGATTCAAGACAGATCAGGCTGTTGCCTCAGCAAGTGTAAGGAGTACTACTGATCTTGATCAAGAAATGGTTCCTAGAATGCCAAAATTCAAGGCTCAACCACTGAATAAGAAG gAGAATCCATGGAAATCTGTTCTTACAGAGCCTAAAACACCTACATTTCAGACATCACTACGTGCCCGGCCACAAAAGATGAAAAGTTCAGTAGAATTAGAGCTAGAAAAGCTTGCAAGAAAACCCAAATTTAAGGCAAGGCCTCTAAATAAGAAG ATCTTTGAAAGTAAAGGAGACATTGGACTACACTATCATGCCAAGAAACAAGTCACTGTACCTCAAGAATTTCACTTTGCAACAAATGACAGGATTCCACCACCTGCCATGGCTGATTTGTCTGATTTG GTTTATTTTAAGTCTGAAAGTACTTGTAAAAACAAACCAGTTACCAGAAACACAATTCCAAAGCCATTCCATCTCCACACTGAG GAGAGGGGTGACCGGAAAGATAAGAAACATAATGTGGAACTTCTGCATAAGCCATACCCTTATACCAATGACTATCCTCAA GAACCTCAAAAACTTGAATCTAAGCAGTGCACTAAACCAGAACCATTCCAATTGGACTCCCTAGTTAGACATGAGATAGAACTGCAACAAGAAATGGAGGAACAACTAATGGTGAAAAGAGAAGA GGATCCATTCCCAGTTACAGATAAAGTTCGTAAACCCCTTACCCAAGTTCAAGAGTTCAGTTTACATTCGGAGAATTGGGCCATGTCTAGAGCCCAATTTAATGAGAAG AGAGAGGAAGAAAAGGCACTGAAACATCTGATGACAAGGTCAAAGGTTTCTCATGTGATGCCAACTCCAAAATTTGACCATCCTTTCTTTCCCAATAA GTCTGCTAAGGATACAACAAATCCCAAGTCGCCAAATTTGCATGTAGCCAAAAACAAGATATCAAATGCCATTGTAGTTTCAAGTCCTGCTGCCACCATGAGATGA
- the LOC107613500 gene encoding protein TPX2-like isoform X2 encodes MAVETGGDTIIVATSLVPAFKPRTNNSLRDFGEAEKMHKVYENQAIKRQKLEGGKARQILYVEPQNLPRKLPLGVTNGNTNISSSNSKMQINAVKGRAAQKQMKPRPKEPGFKTDQAVASASVRSTTDLDQEMVPRMPKFKAQPLNKKENPWKSVLTEPKTPTFQTSLRARPQKMKSSVELELEKLARKPKFKARPLNKKIFESKGDIGLHYHAKKQVTVPQEFHFATNDRIPPPAMADLSDLVYFKSESTCKNKPVTRNTIPKPFHLHTEERGDRKDKKHNVELLHKPYPYTNDYPQEPQKLESKQCTKPEPFQLDSLVRHEIELQQEMEEQLMVKREEDPFPVTDKVRKPLTQVQEFSLHSENWAMSRAQFNEKVTLVFVFREEEKALKHLMTRSKVSHVMPTPKFDHPFFPNKSAKDTTNPKSPNLHVAKNKISNAIVVSSPAATMR; translated from the exons ATGGCGGTGGAAACTGGCGGCGACACCATCATAGTAGCCACCTCTC TTGTTCCAGCATTTAAGCCTAGAACCAATAATAGCCTGCGTGATTTTGGTGAAGCTGAGAAAATGCACAAG GTATATGAGAACCAAGCTATTAAGAGGCAGAAGTTGGAAGGAGGCAAAGCTAGACAG ATTCTGTATGTGGAACCTCAAAATTTGCCTCGTAAGTTGCCATTGGGTGTGACAAATGGCAACACAAACATATCTTCAAGTAATAGTAAAATGCAGATAAATGCCGTGAAG GGACGTGCTGCTCAGAAACAGATGAAACCAAGGCCTAAAGAACCTGGATTCAAGACAGATCAGGCTGTTGCCTCAGCAAGTGTAAGGAGTACTACTGATCTTGATCAAGAAATGGTTCCTAGAATGCCAAAATTCAAGGCTCAACCACTGAATAAGAAG gAGAATCCATGGAAATCTGTTCTTACAGAGCCTAAAACACCTACATTTCAGACATCACTACGTGCCCGGCCACAAAAGATGAAAAGTTCAGTAGAATTAGAGCTAGAAAAGCTTGCAAGAAAACCCAAATTTAAGGCAAGGCCTCTAAATAAGAAG ATCTTTGAAAGTAAAGGAGACATTGGACTACACTATCATGCCAAGAAACAAGTCACTGTACCTCAAGAATTTCACTTTGCAACAAATGACAGGATTCCACCACCTGCCATGGCTGATTTGTCTGATTTG GTTTATTTTAAGTCTGAAAGTACTTGTAAAAACAAACCAGTTACCAGAAACACAATTCCAAAGCCATTCCATCTCCACACTGAG GAGAGGGGTGACCGGAAAGATAAGAAACATAATGTGGAACTTCTGCATAAGCCATACCCTTATACCAATGACTATCCTCAA GAACCTCAAAAACTTGAATCTAAGCAGTGCACTAAACCAGAACCATTCCAATTGGACTCCCTAGTTAGACATGAGATAGAACTGCAACAAGAAATGGAGGAACAACTAATGGTGAAAAGAGAAGA GGATCCATTCCCAGTTACAGATAAAGTTCGTAAACCCCTTACCCAAGTTCAAGAGTTCAGTTTACATTCGGAGAATTGGGCCATGTCTAGAGCCCAATTTAATGAGAAGGTGACTTTAGTCTTCGTATTC AGAGAGGAAGAAAAGGCACTGAAACATCTGATGACAAGGTCAAAGGTTTCTCATGTGATGCCAACTCCAAAATTTGACCATCCTTTCTTTCCCAATAA GTCTGCTAAGGATACAACAAATCCCAAGTCGCCAAATTTGCATGTAGCCAAAAACAAGATATCAAATGCCATTGTAGTTTCAAGTCCTGCTGCCACCATGAGATGA
- the LOC107613500 gene encoding protein TPX2-like isoform X6: MAVETGGDTIIVATSLVPAFKPRTNNSLRDFGEAEKMHKVYENQAIKRQKLEGGKARQILYVEPQNLPRKLPLGVTNGNTNISSSNSKMQINAVKGRAAQKQMKPRPKEPGFKTDQAVASASVRSTTDLDQEMVPRMPKFKAQPLNKKTSLRARPQKMKSSVELELEKLARKPKFKARPLNKKIFESKGDIGLHYHAKKQVTVPQEFHFATNDRIPPPAMADLSDLVYFKSESTCKNKPVTRNTIPKPFHLHTEERGDRKDKKHNVELLHKPYPYTNDYPQEPQKLESKQCTKPEPFQLDSLVRHEIELQQEMEEQLMVKREEDPFPVTDKVRKPLTQVQEFSLHSENWAMSRAQFNEKVTLVFVFREEEKALKHLMTRSKVSHVMPTPKFDHPFFPNNNRSAKDTTNPKSPNLHVAKNKISNAIVVSSPAATMR, translated from the exons ATGGCGGTGGAAACTGGCGGCGACACCATCATAGTAGCCACCTCTC TTGTTCCAGCATTTAAGCCTAGAACCAATAATAGCCTGCGTGATTTTGGTGAAGCTGAGAAAATGCACAAG GTATATGAGAACCAAGCTATTAAGAGGCAGAAGTTGGAAGGAGGCAAAGCTAGACAG ATTCTGTATGTGGAACCTCAAAATTTGCCTCGTAAGTTGCCATTGGGTGTGACAAATGGCAACACAAACATATCTTCAAGTAATAGTAAAATGCAGATAAATGCCGTGAAG GGACGTGCTGCTCAGAAACAGATGAAACCAAGGCCTAAAGAACCTGGATTCAAGACAGATCAGGCTGTTGCCTCAGCAAGTGTAAGGAGTACTACTGATCTTGATCAAGAAATGGTTCCTAGAATGCCAAAATTCAAGGCTCAACCACTGAATAAGAAG ACATCACTACGTGCCCGGCCACAAAAGATGAAAAGTTCAGTAGAATTAGAGCTAGAAAAGCTTGCAAGAAAACCCAAATTTAAGGCAAGGCCTCTAAATAAGAAG ATCTTTGAAAGTAAAGGAGACATTGGACTACACTATCATGCCAAGAAACAAGTCACTGTACCTCAAGAATTTCACTTTGCAACAAATGACAGGATTCCACCACCTGCCATGGCTGATTTGTCTGATTTG GTTTATTTTAAGTCTGAAAGTACTTGTAAAAACAAACCAGTTACCAGAAACACAATTCCAAAGCCATTCCATCTCCACACTGAG GAGAGGGGTGACCGGAAAGATAAGAAACATAATGTGGAACTTCTGCATAAGCCATACCCTTATACCAATGACTATCCTCAA GAACCTCAAAAACTTGAATCTAAGCAGTGCACTAAACCAGAACCATTCCAATTGGACTCCCTAGTTAGACATGAGATAGAACTGCAACAAGAAATGGAGGAACAACTAATGGTGAAAAGAGAAGA GGATCCATTCCCAGTTACAGATAAAGTTCGTAAACCCCTTACCCAAGTTCAAGAGTTCAGTTTACATTCGGAGAATTGGGCCATGTCTAGAGCCCAATTTAATGAGAAGGTGACTTTAGTCTTCGTATTC AGAGAGGAAGAAAAGGCACTGAAACATCTGATGACAAGGTCAAAGGTTTCTCATGTGATGCCAACTCCAAAATTTGACCATCCTTTCTTTCCCAATAA CAATAGGTCTGCTAAGGATACAACAAATCCCAAGTCGCCAAATTTGCATGTAGCCAAAAACAAGATATCAAATGCCATTGTAGTTTCAAGTCCTGCTGCCACCATGAGATGA
- the LOC107613500 gene encoding protein TPX2-like isoform X7, which yields MAVETGGDTIIVATSLVPAFKPRTNNSLRDFGEAEKMHKVYENQAIKRQKLEGGKARQILYVEPQNLPRKLPLGVTNGNTNISSSNSKMQINAVKGRAAQKQMKPRPKEPGFKTDQAVASASVRSTTDLDQEMVPRMPKFKAQPLNKKENPWKSVLTEPKTPTFQTSLRARPQKMKSSVELELEKLARKPKFKARPLNKKIFESKGDIGLHYHAKKQVTVPQEFHFATNDRIPPPAMADLSDLERGDRKDKKHNVELLHKPYPYTNDYPQEPQKLESKQCTKPEPFQLDSLVRHEIELQQEMEEQLMVKREEDPFPVTDKVRKPLTQVQEFSLHSENWAMSRAQFNEKVTLVFVFREEEKALKHLMTRSKVSHVMPTPKFDHPFFPNNNRSAKDTTNPKSPNLHVAKNKISNAIVVSSPAATMR from the exons ATGGCGGTGGAAACTGGCGGCGACACCATCATAGTAGCCACCTCTC TTGTTCCAGCATTTAAGCCTAGAACCAATAATAGCCTGCGTGATTTTGGTGAAGCTGAGAAAATGCACAAG GTATATGAGAACCAAGCTATTAAGAGGCAGAAGTTGGAAGGAGGCAAAGCTAGACAG ATTCTGTATGTGGAACCTCAAAATTTGCCTCGTAAGTTGCCATTGGGTGTGACAAATGGCAACACAAACATATCTTCAAGTAATAGTAAAATGCAGATAAATGCCGTGAAG GGACGTGCTGCTCAGAAACAGATGAAACCAAGGCCTAAAGAACCTGGATTCAAGACAGATCAGGCTGTTGCCTCAGCAAGTGTAAGGAGTACTACTGATCTTGATCAAGAAATGGTTCCTAGAATGCCAAAATTCAAGGCTCAACCACTGAATAAGAAG gAGAATCCATGGAAATCTGTTCTTACAGAGCCTAAAACACCTACATTTCAGACATCACTACGTGCCCGGCCACAAAAGATGAAAAGTTCAGTAGAATTAGAGCTAGAAAAGCTTGCAAGAAAACCCAAATTTAAGGCAAGGCCTCTAAATAAGAAG ATCTTTGAAAGTAAAGGAGACATTGGACTACACTATCATGCCAAGAAACAAGTCACTGTACCTCAAGAATTTCACTTTGCAACAAATGACAGGATTCCACCACCTGCCATGGCTGATTTGTCTGATTTG GAGAGGGGTGACCGGAAAGATAAGAAACATAATGTGGAACTTCTGCATAAGCCATACCCTTATACCAATGACTATCCTCAA GAACCTCAAAAACTTGAATCTAAGCAGTGCACTAAACCAGAACCATTCCAATTGGACTCCCTAGTTAGACATGAGATAGAACTGCAACAAGAAATGGAGGAACAACTAATGGTGAAAAGAGAAGA GGATCCATTCCCAGTTACAGATAAAGTTCGTAAACCCCTTACCCAAGTTCAAGAGTTCAGTTTACATTCGGAGAATTGGGCCATGTCTAGAGCCCAATTTAATGAGAAGGTGACTTTAGTCTTCGTATTC AGAGAGGAAGAAAAGGCACTGAAACATCTGATGACAAGGTCAAAGGTTTCTCATGTGATGCCAACTCCAAAATTTGACCATCCTTTCTTTCCCAATAA CAATAGGTCTGCTAAGGATACAACAAATCCCAAGTCGCCAAATTTGCATGTAGCCAAAAACAAGATATCAAATGCCATTGTAGTTTCAAGTCCTGCTGCCACCATGAGATGA
- the LOC107614321 gene encoding LOW QUALITY PROTEIN: zinc finger CCCH domain-containing protein 2 (The sequence of the model RefSeq protein was modified relative to this genomic sequence to represent the inferred CDS: inserted 1 base in 1 codon): protein MSICSDQQHHHKFYPSQQLLSPKKSLRDIDVPPRKLLTRRAAAVDAGEMFSDDTLFQKFLPCNNPADDSGSDGDDPYSSDHFRMYEFKVRRCTRXDPRRYHYSGTVCPEYRRGACSRGDSCEFAHGVFECWLHPARYRTEACKDGKNCKRKVCFFAHTPKQLRILPVTMSTSNDISPCKKNKLFLNPSSGSSSNNSCCLFCHHCAGGGGAAAVNSPTSTLLGMSRFSPPLSPSSSATSPPVSPISRLSRYGACRAGGGGGGGGASNLSYKDVVNELMSSLEGLSFSDALNYSDVSGVSAAKVATNMPWVDVPLNCEDQQEFIFSPSSPMMMTPTRSCDDDGKFSRFFISNENKVVAHKSNSDANISNDINGANNCPAPDLGWVNDLLM, encoded by the exons ATGAGTATCTGTTCCGATCAGCAGCACCATCACAAGTTTTACCCTTCTCAACAACTCCTTTCTCCTAAGAAGTCCCTCAGAGATATTGACGTTCCACCAAGGAAGCTCCTCACCCGTCGAGCCGCCGCCGTCGACGCCGGTGAAATGTTCTCCGACGACACGCTTTTTCAGAAATTCCTCCCTTGCAACAACCCTGCTGACGATTCTGGCTCTGACGGCGACGACCCATACTCATCCGACCACTTCCGGATGTATGAGTTCAAGGTCCGCCGTTGCACTC ACGACCCGCGTCGGTATCACTACTCTGGAACGGTCTGTCCAGAATACCGCCGCGGCGCGTGCAGCCGTGGTGACAGCTGCGAGTTTGCACACGGCGTCTTTGAATGCTGGCTCCACCCTGCAAGGTACAGAACCGAAGCATGCAAAGATGGAAAGAACTGCAAGAGGAAAGTGTGCTTTTTCGCGCACACTCCGAAACAACTGAGGATCCTTCCAGTTACAATGAGTACTTCGAATGACATCTCTCCATGCAAGAAGAACAAGCTTTTCCTGAACCCTTCGTCAGGTTCTTCTAGTAACAATAGCTGCTGTTTGTTCTGCCACCACTGTGCCGGTGGTGGTGGTGCTGCTGCTGTTAATTCTCCAACTTCGACGCTTTTAGGCATGTCCCGTTTTTCGCCGCCGCTCTCACCATCGTCATCCGCCACGTCGCCGCCGGTTTCTCCGATTAGTAGGCTGTCCCGCTACGGTGCGTGTCGTgctggcggtggtggtggtggtggtggtgccaGTAACTTGAGTTACAAGGACGTGGTTAATGAATTGATGAGTTCTTTGGAGGGTTTGAGTTTCAGCGACGCTTTGAATTATAGCGACGTTTCAGGTGTTTCTGCTGCAAAAGTAGCAACTAACATGCCGTGGGTTGATGTTCCTCTGAATTGTGAGGATCAGCAAGAGTTTATTTTTTCTCCGTCTTCTCCAATGATGATGACCCCAACAAGAAGCTGTGATGATGATGGgaaattttctaggttttttattaGCAACGAAAACAAGGTGGTTGCTCATAAATCTAATTCCGATGCTAATATTTCTAATGATATTAATGGTGCGAATAATTGCCCAGCTCCTGATCTCGGATGGGTGAATGATCTTCTGATGTAG